One Bradyrhizobium zhanjiangense DNA segment encodes these proteins:
- a CDS encoding HWE histidine kinase domain-containing protein: MDQEKVNILLVDDQPAKLLAYEVILKDLGENLVIASSGREALEVLLKTEIAVILVDVCMPELDGFELAAMIREHPRFQKTAMIFISAIQVSDIDRLRGYEMGAVDYVPVPVVPEVLRAKIKVFSELYRKTRELERLNQELEDRVRARTAELENSTAKLRESEQRRSMAIAAGKMGSWDWDWITGDWMWDEGQYRIFGVSPESFEVNPANVQALLHPDDVDQLRKAISEFNKGARAYETEFRIVRPDGDVRWCVGTAAATVDESGRVVRVSGVTVDITERKRAEERQNLLAREVDHRAKNALALAQSIVRLTRADEVKAYVNAVEGRINALARVHTILSLSSWQGAELSKLIDEELAPYSLGGQIKLAGPEVQLLPATAQTLALALHELFTNSAKYGALSTRSGRLMIGWQTEDDRLTLTWEESGGPLVRTPKSRGFGTRSLLASVESQLGGQAQFNWRAEGLLCRLEVPLTRKPVATTAPGKFDAAAAAELQRASG; this comes from the coding sequence ATGGACCAAGAGAAGGTCAACATCCTGCTCGTCGACGACCAGCCAGCCAAGCTGCTGGCCTATGAGGTGATCCTGAAGGATCTTGGCGAGAACCTCGTGATCGCCTCGTCTGGACGCGAAGCGCTGGAGGTTCTGCTCAAGACCGAGATCGCGGTCATCCTGGTGGACGTCTGCATGCCCGAGCTCGACGGCTTCGAGCTCGCCGCGATGATCCGCGAGCATCCGCGCTTCCAGAAGACCGCAATGATCTTCATCTCGGCCATTCAGGTGAGCGATATCGACCGGTTGCGTGGCTACGAGATGGGCGCAGTCGATTACGTTCCGGTGCCCGTCGTGCCGGAGGTGCTGCGCGCCAAGATCAAGGTGTTCTCCGAACTCTATCGCAAGACCCGCGAGCTCGAACGACTGAACCAGGAGCTCGAGGACCGCGTCCGCGCACGCACCGCCGAGCTGGAAAACTCCACCGCCAAGCTTCGCGAAAGCGAGCAGCGGCGCAGCATGGCGATCGCCGCCGGCAAGATGGGCTCCTGGGATTGGGACTGGATCACCGGCGACTGGATGTGGGACGAGGGGCAATATCGCATCTTTGGGGTCAGCCCAGAGAGCTTCGAGGTCAACCCGGCCAACGTTCAGGCGCTGTTGCATCCCGATGATGTCGATCAGTTGCGCAAGGCGATCTCCGAGTTCAACAAGGGCGCACGCGCCTACGAAACGGAATTCCGCATCGTGCGGCCCGACGGTGATGTGCGCTGGTGCGTCGGCACCGCGGCGGCAACGGTCGACGAGAGTGGTCGCGTGGTTCGTGTCAGCGGCGTCACCGTCGACATCACCGAACGCAAGCGTGCCGAAGAGCGGCAGAATCTCCTTGCGCGGGAAGTCGATCATCGCGCCAAGAATGCGCTGGCGCTGGCGCAATCGATCGTGCGCCTCACCCGCGCCGACGAGGTCAAGGCCTACGTCAATGCCGTCGAGGGGCGCATCAATGCGCTCGCGCGCGTGCATACCATCCTGTCGCTGTCGAGTTGGCAGGGCGCCGAGCTCTCCAAGCTGATCGACGAGGAGCTTGCGCCCTATTCGCTAGGCGGCCAGATCAAGCTTGCCGGGCCCGAGGTTCAGTTGCTGCCGGCGACCGCCCAGACGCTGGCGCTGGCGCTGCACGAGCTCTTCACCAATTCGGCCAAGTATGGCGCACTGTCGACGCGATCCGGTCGGCTCATGATCGGTTGGCAGACCGAGGACGACCGCCTCACACTGACCTGGGAGGAATCCGGCGGCCCGCTAGTCAGGACGCCGAAATCCCGCGGCTTCGGCACGCGGAGTCTGCTTGCAAGCGTCGAGTCCCAGCTTGGCGGACAGGCGCAATTCAATTGGCGCGCCGAGGGCTTGTTGTGCCGCCTGGAGGTGCCGTTGACACGCAAACCGGTGGCGACGACGGCACCCGGCAAATTCGATGCCGCCGCCGCGGCCGAATTGCAGCGCGCATCCGGTTAG